The Dasypus novemcinctus isolate mDasNov1 chromosome 11, mDasNov1.1.hap2, whole genome shotgun sequence DNA window GGCCTGGTGAGACTCCCCTTCGGGGCCGGGCCCCTGAAGGCTGAGGACAGGCGCCCAGGCCGGCCTGAAGTGACCAAGTAGCACTTCCgagggcaggagaaggggcaGCCCCGGGGTCAGTCACCCAAGCAGGGCTCCCGGCGCTGCCTCTCCCTCCTGCGCCGCTCGTCCACGTGGCTTGACGCCTTTCTAAGGTGGCTCTGATGCCTGCTGGGAGCACAGCCCTAGCACCCAGGATGGGGGCGCAGGGGGCCTGGGGAAGCCGCCTGGTGCGGCGCCTGGCAGGCCAGGAGGAAGCGAGCAGGGCGCCGGGCGCGCCAGCCTGCTGCGCTGTCGGGGCCACGCGGGGCCCTTCCGGGGCCCTCTCTTGTCTGGAAGGAAGTGCGGGCCTCTCCAGGGCTGGCTGCGGCTgtacgcagtgctgctgcgctcCAGCCCGGCCGCCCGCTCCGGAGCTGCTGAGAGCCACGCTGCAGTTTGGACGAGCGGGGAGTAGGGCCCAGGGTTCCTGGGTGCCCCTGCACCTTCTCGTTGGTGGAAGCCTGCATCTCTCTACAGGgcgctgggggcaggggggagctgGTCTCTGATGGGAGGGTCCCGGGACTTGTTCCCTGACCGGAGCTTTGCTGTTCAGGCCCGGTCGTCGCCCGCAGCTTCCCTCTTCCCTGCCCGCTGCGGGCAGACGTCTGGAGCCACCTGCCCACGCCGCTCCTACCCCTCCACTCCGTGCACCCCTTGCTGTCTGCCCCGGGCGTCCTCACCCCCTTCCCACTGAGACAGCGGGACCGCTAGCCACCCCCCTGCGGAGGACGGCTGTGCCCTGCAGGCGACACGGGGCAGTATCTGGAGACAGTTTCGGGTGTCGCTGCCGGGCTGGTGCGCCTGGCCTCGTGAAGGAGGGCAGGGACACCGTGAGCCTCCCATGACGCGCCGGCCAGGCAGGCTGGCAGACGCCATTAGTCCCCGTGCTCTTGGGgcgctgcccccagcccctccgcAGCCCTGCCCGCCCGGCTCCCTTCTGTCCCTGGCGGCCTGACCCCCAGGCACCCTGTCCTGGCCGCACATTTGGTCCTGGGCGCTCACTTTTGCCCGCAGCCACCTCATTGCAGGCTGTACAAATGGACACGTTCCAAGGCGTCGGCTGGCGACAAGAGCAGCGGCAGTGCCTCGCCGAGCCCTCGCCGGCCAGCTCCCTTGCCACGCGCTTTCATGAGGTCCCTAGACGGGAGCTGAGGGCGTGGCGGATTAGGCGACGGGGCTGGGGCGCACCCAGGTCTGGCTGACGACTTGTCTGTGAGTCCCAGTGAGTCCCGCTGCCATCGGAAGACCCGGGTCCTGCCTGCCTGGCACCCGGCCGGGTTGGGGCCCCCGCGGGACCTCTGTGGAAGTCCTGGAGGAGCTCCGTCTGGAGAGCAGGTGCTTTTCCTCCACGCCTGGCAGTGCCGTCCTGGCGTGTAGAGCAGCAGGTCATTTCCCCGCCACCCTGCCACGGGGGCCCTGCCCCTCTGGAAGAGGGCTAGCAGTGAGGCAGCCCTGCGCTCAGCTTCCTGCGCTCTGTAGGGTCACCCGAGCCCGGCCACAGGCCTCGTGGGCCCTTCTGCAGGGACCACCTGAAAGGGAGGCTCAGCAGCTCCCTGGTCTGGTTCCCTAGTCCCTGGGGGCTCGTTTTCAAAGGATCTTATAACTGCCCGTCATCCCAACCATGGGTAGGAGAACCTCACACCGCGCAGGCCACGTGCTCACCCGCAGCGACTGCTCATTGAAGGATGTGGGGTTTGGAAGGCAGGTAACAGGTACCCTGTAGTGCAGCCTCATACCTGAAGCCACTGGCGACTGTCCTTGGTCCCATCTGTGGAGTTTATTCATGGGGAAAGCTCGGCTCCACAAAGAGGGTGCCTTTGGCCTGGTAGGCTTGTGCGGGCTGCTGGCTGGGACCCGAGCCACTGTCCGCGGGGACCCGGAGTTCCTGCGCtgaacctctctctcctgttgttCCCCACAGAAGCCCCTTGCGCCACGCCCCTGATCTGCAGCTTGGGGAGGCCGGTGGACCTGGAGAAGGATGACTCACAGAAGGTGGTGTGCAACAGCGACCACTGCCCCTGCAGCCCCTGGATGCACCTGCAGTGCTTCTACGAGTGGGAGAGCAGCATCCTGGCGCAGGTCAACTGCATCGGCCGGGCGCGCAGCTGGAACGAGAAGCAGTGCCGCCAGAACATGTGGACCAAGAAGGGCTACGACCTGGCCTTCCGCTTCTGCTCCTGCCGCTGCGGCCAGGGCCACCTCAAGAAGGACACGGACTGGTACCAGGTGAAGCGGATGCAGGAcgagaggaagaagaaggcgggGGCTGAGAAGAGCGCCGGGAGGCCCCCGGGGGAGCCCGGCGAGGAGGCCAAGAAGTGTCGGCCGCCGAGCAAGCCCCCGAAGGGCCTGGGCCACGACCTGCCCCGGCGGCTCTCCACGGACCGGCAGAGCTCCCAGGACAAGGCGCTCGGCCCTGCGCCCTACGGCCCGCGCTCGCCGGGCGGCTCCCCGGGCCAGTCGCCGCCTGCCGGCTACGCCATCCTGTCCCCTGCCCACTTCAGCGGCCCCCGCGCCTCCAGGTACCTGGGGGAGTTCCTGAAGAACGCCGTCCACCTGGAACCCCCGAAGAAGGCGCTGGCAGGGGCCCACGTGTTCAGGAGCGCGCCCCCGGAGCGTGGCGCGGCCGGGCCGGCGGCCCACAGGGCAGGGCCCTTCGACGCCCCCGTGCAGTTCCTGCGGCGGCTGGACCTCTCCGAGCTGCTCGCCCACATCCCGCGGCACAAGCTGAACGCGTTCCACGTGCGCATGGAGGACGACGCCCAGGCGGGCCAGGGCGAGGACCTGCGCAAGTTCATCCTTGCCGCCCTCAGCGCCAGCCGCAGGAACGTGGTCAACTGCGCGCTGTGCCGCCGGGCGCTGCCCGTGTTCGAGCAGTTCCCGCTGGTGGACGGGACGCTGTTCCTGAGCCCCTCGCGGCACGACGAGATCGAATATGACGTCCCCTGTCACCTCCAAGGTACAGGCGTCCCTCCGCCTCGCCTGTTTCCTGGAACCCGAAAGGCGCACGAGACGGAATTGCTTTGCTCTGGCTTGATGGTAGCTGCCGTGCTTTGTAGTTCCGGGCAGGCCCAGGGCACAGGTGACTACTTCAGCCCTGCCCAGGAGGTGGTTGTAAATGCCCGCTGTCGTCGTGCCTCGGGGGCGATTGCATTTTGTGCTGCCGTACATGGAAGAGAGGATTGCTGGGATGTAGATTTCCAGGATTGGTGGGGAGTTGAGGGTCGGAATTGCATAATAATGTCCCTTGTTGTAAAACAGTTGCCTTTGAAATGTGCTTTAATGTGCTCAGGAAACTGTGTGTTTTGATAGCAGCCCAAGGAGGGTGGGGGGTTATTAAAAGTTTAGAGACGACCCCTTCCAGGGAGGGGGCTAGAGGGGAGGGGCGTGCTATTCCTGTGCATGACACGCAACGACTGGGGGTTGATTTCAGCCGTAAGTTGAATACCAGGGGGTCGGCTAATGTGAAGCTGTTAAACTTTAACATGAAGATGTATGGCATATAACTTGTTTATGACTTCAAGGTAAATGGGGCTAAAGAAGCCTGTTAAAAGTAGTCTCTCTCCACTACTCCCTGCTGTCCCAATTTCCAGAGGCACTTTCAAATCTTAGCTCATTCTTCAGGTTTGTGCCATCATTATTTTGAGTCCTCCTGTCTTCATTCTCCAATTTAAGAAATTATCTGTTGACTTACTTATAAGacaggtgtcttagtttgccacagggcttccaatgcaaagtaccggaaatgggttggcttttataatgggaatttttttttctagttaccagggattgcacccaggacctcatgcatgggaagcaggtgctcaaccactgagctgcatctgctccccagtgagagttggctttgctttcatttgtttgtttttaggaggtactagggattgaacctgggacccaacacatgggaagcaggtgctcagcc harbors:
- the HECA gene encoding headcase protein homolog isoform X1, whose protein sequence is MPNPKASRGGRKSKRANSSGDEQENGAAGLAAAAAAAGGSLAAAGGACGLAAGPGGAGTGPAAAAAAAGAATAAGDARNEAPCATPLICSLGRPVDLEKDDSQKVVCNSDHCPCSPWMHLQCFYEWESSILAQVNCIGRARSWNEKQCRQNMWTKKGYDLAFRFCSCRCGQGHLKKDTDWYQVKRMQDERKKKAGAEKSAGRPPGEPGEEAKKCRPPSKPPKGLGHDLPRRLSTDRQSSQDKALGPAPYGPRSPGGSPGQSPPAGYAILSPAHFSGPRASRYLGEFLKNAVHLEPPKKALAGAHVFRSAPPERGAAGPAAHRAGPFDAPVQFLRRLDLSELLAHIPRHKLNAFHVRMEDDAQAGQGEDLRKFILAALSASRRNVVNCALCRRALPVFEQFPLVDGTLFLSPSRHDEIEYDVPCHLQGTGVPPPRLFPGTRKAHETELLCSGLMVAAVLCSSGQAQGTGRLMHLYAVCVDCLEGVHKIVCVKCKSRWDGSWHQLGTVYTYDILAASPCCQARLNCKHCGKPVIDVRVGMQYFSEYSNVQQCPHCGNLDYHFVKPFSSFKVLEAY
- the HECA gene encoding headcase protein homolog isoform X2, whose translation is MPNPKASRGGRKSKRANSSGDEQENGAAGLAAAAAAAGGSLAAAGGACGLAAGPGGAGTGPAAAAAAAGAATAAGDARNEAPCATPLICSLGRPVDLEKDDSQKVVCNSDHCPCSPWMHLQCFYEWESSILAQVNCIGRARSWNEKQCRQNMWTKKGYDLAFRFCSCRCGQGHLKKDTDWYQVKRMQDERKKKAGAEKSAGRPPGEPGEEAKKCRPPSKPPKGLGHDLPRRLSTDRQSSQDKALGPAPYGPRSPGGSPGQSPPAGYAILSPAHFSGPRASRYLGEFLKNAVHLEPPKKALAGAHVFRSAPPERGAAGPAAHRAGPFDAPVQFLRRLDLSELLAHIPRHKLNAFHVRMEDDAQAGQGEDLRKFILAALSASRRNVVNCALCRRALPVFEQFPLVDGTLFLSPSRHDEIEYDVPCHLQGRLMHLYAVCVDCLEGVHKIVCVKCKSRWDGSWHQLGTVYTYDILAASPCCQARLNCKHCGKPVIDVRVGMQYFSEYSNVQQCPHCGNLDYHFVKPFSSFKVLEAY